In Zea mays cultivar B73 chromosome 7, Zm-B73-REFERENCE-NAM-5.0, whole genome shotgun sequence, the following proteins share a genomic window:
- the LOC100272270 gene encoding protein C2-DOMAIN ABA-RELATED 11 isoform X1 — protein MEEAGRGCGLLKVVVTHGRNLAVRDFTSSDPYVIVHVADKLDLLVQTTKTKVINSCLNPVWNEEMTFSMKEPVGIIKFNDHHLWQEVFDWDRFKYDDKMGQAFLDLQPVAAATKLRRALRLTAGETNLRKVNPDADNCLLSDSFVTYANGEVAIDARLRLREVESGELFVTIKWIEPDSANTGKQADH, from the exons ATGGAGGAAGCGGGGAGGGGCTGCGGCTTGCTCAAGGTGGTTGTGACGCACGGCCGGAACCTAGCCGTCCGGGATTTCACGTCCAGCGACCCCTACGTCATCGTCCACGTTGCCGACAAG CTTGATCTACTGGTCCAG ACCACAAAAACAAAAGTTATCAACAGTTGCCTCAATCCAGTTTGGAATGAAGAGATGACATTCTCCATGAAAGAACCAGTAGGAATAATCAAATTT AACGACCATCACCTTTGGCAGGAGGTGTTCGACTGGGACCGGTTCAAGTACGACGACAAGATGGGCCAGGCTTTCCTGGACCTGCAGCCTGTGGCGGCGGCAACCAAGCTGCGGAGGGCGCTGCGGCTCACAGCTGGCGAGACCAACCTGCGGAAAGTGAACCCGGACGCCGACAACTGTCTGCTCTCAGATAGCTTCGTGACGTACGCCAACGGGGAGGTCGCGATAGATGCTAGGCTGCGGCTGCGTGAGGTCGAGTCCGGCGAGCTGTTCGTCACTATAAAGTGGATTGAACCTGACAGCGCCAACACTGGAAAGCAAGCGGATCACTAG
- the LOC100272270 gene encoding protein C2-DOMAIN ABA-RELATED 11 isoform X3, producing MEEAGRGCGLLKVVVTHGRNLAVRDFTSSDPYVIVHVADKLDLLVQTTKTKVINSCLNPVWNEEMTFSMKEPVGIIKFEVFDWDRFKYDDKMGQAFLDLQPVAAATKLRRALRLTAGETNLRKVNPDADNCLLSDSFVTYANGEVAIDARLRLREVESGELFVTIKWIEPDSANTGKQADH from the exons ATGGAGGAAGCGGGGAGGGGCTGCGGCTTGCTCAAGGTGGTTGTGACGCACGGCCGGAACCTAGCCGTCCGGGATTTCACGTCCAGCGACCCCTACGTCATCGTCCACGTTGCCGACAAG CTTGATCTACTGGTCCAG ACCACAAAAACAAAAGTTATCAACAGTTGCCTCAATCCAGTTTGGAATGAAGAGATGACATTCTCCATGAAAGAACCAGTAGGAATAATCAAATTT GAGGTGTTCGACTGGGACCGGTTCAAGTACGACGACAAGATGGGCCAGGCTTTCCTGGACCTGCAGCCTGTGGCGGCGGCAACCAAGCTGCGGAGGGCGCTGCGGCTCACAGCTGGCGAGACCAACCTGCGGAAAGTGAACCCGGACGCCGACAACTGTCTGCTCTCAGATAGCTTCGTGACGTACGCCAACGGGGAGGTCGCGATAGATGCTAGGCTGCGGCTGCGTGAGGTCGAGTCCGGCGAGCTGTTCGTCACTATAAAGTGGATTGAACCTGACAGCGCCAACACTGGAAAGCAAGCGGATCACTAG
- the LOC100272270 gene encoding protein C2-DOMAIN ABA-RELATED 11 isoform X7, which produces MTFSMKEPVGIIKFEVFDWDRFKYDDKMGQAFLDLQPVAAATKLRRALRLTAGETNLRKVNPDADNCLLSDSFVTYANGEVAIDARLRLREVESGELFVTIKWIEPDSANTGKQADH; this is translated from the exons ATGACATTCTCCATGAAAGAACCAGTAGGAATAATCAAATTT GAGGTGTTCGACTGGGACCGGTTCAAGTACGACGACAAGATGGGCCAGGCTTTCCTGGACCTGCAGCCTGTGGCGGCGGCAACCAAGCTGCGGAGGGCGCTGCGGCTCACAGCTGGCGAGACCAACCTGCGGAAAGTGAACCCGGACGCCGACAACTGTCTGCTCTCAGATAGCTTCGTGACGTACGCCAACGGGGAGGTCGCGATAGATGCTAGGCTGCGGCTGCGTGAGGTCGAGTCCGGCGAGCTGTTCGTCACTATAAAGTGGATTGAACCTGACAGCGCCAACACTGGAAAGCAAGCGGATCACTAG
- the LOC100272270 gene encoding protein C2-DOMAIN ABA-RELATED 11 isoform X2 — translation MEEAGRGCGLLKVVVTHGRNLAVRDFTSSDPYVIVHVADKTTKTKVINSCLNPVWNEEMTFSMKEPVGIIKFNDHHLWQEVFDWDRFKYDDKMGQAFLDLQPVAAATKLRRALRLTAGETNLRKVNPDADNCLLSDSFVTYANGEVAIDARLRLREVESGELFVTIKWIEPDSANTGKQADH, via the exons ATGGAGGAAGCGGGGAGGGGCTGCGGCTTGCTCAAGGTGGTTGTGACGCACGGCCGGAACCTAGCCGTCCGGGATTTCACGTCCAGCGACCCCTACGTCATCGTCCACGTTGCCGACAAG ACCACAAAAACAAAAGTTATCAACAGTTGCCTCAATCCAGTTTGGAATGAAGAGATGACATTCTCCATGAAAGAACCAGTAGGAATAATCAAATTT AACGACCATCACCTTTGGCAGGAGGTGTTCGACTGGGACCGGTTCAAGTACGACGACAAGATGGGCCAGGCTTTCCTGGACCTGCAGCCTGTGGCGGCGGCAACCAAGCTGCGGAGGGCGCTGCGGCTCACAGCTGGCGAGACCAACCTGCGGAAAGTGAACCCGGACGCCGACAACTGTCTGCTCTCAGATAGCTTCGTGACGTACGCCAACGGGGAGGTCGCGATAGATGCTAGGCTGCGGCTGCGTGAGGTCGAGTCCGGCGAGCTGTTCGTCACTATAAAGTGGATTGAACCTGACAGCGCCAACACTGGAAAGCAAGCGGATCACTAG
- the LOC100272270 gene encoding protein C2-DOMAIN ABA-RELATED 11 isoform X6, translating to MEEAGRGCGLLKVVVTHGRNLAVRDFTSSDPYVIVHVADKEVFDWDRFKYDDKMGQAFLDLQPVAAATKLRRALRLTAGETNLRKVNPDADNCLLSDSFVTYANGEVAIDARLRLREVESGELFVTIKWIEPDSANTGKQADH from the exons ATGGAGGAAGCGGGGAGGGGCTGCGGCTTGCTCAAGGTGGTTGTGACGCACGGCCGGAACCTAGCCGTCCGGGATTTCACGTCCAGCGACCCCTACGTCATCGTCCACGTTGCCGACAAG GAGGTGTTCGACTGGGACCGGTTCAAGTACGACGACAAGATGGGCCAGGCTTTCCTGGACCTGCAGCCTGTGGCGGCGGCAACCAAGCTGCGGAGGGCGCTGCGGCTCACAGCTGGCGAGACCAACCTGCGGAAAGTGAACCCGGACGCCGACAACTGTCTGCTCTCAGATAGCTTCGTGACGTACGCCAACGGGGAGGTCGCGATAGATGCTAGGCTGCGGCTGCGTGAGGTCGAGTCCGGCGAGCTGTTCGTCACTATAAAGTGGATTGAACCTGACAGCGCCAACACTGGAAAGCAAGCGGATCACTAG
- the LOC100272270 gene encoding protein C2-DOMAIN ABA-RELATED 11 isoform X4 codes for MEEAGRGCGLLKVVVTHGRNLAVRDFTSSDPYVIVHVADKTTKTKVINSCLNPVWNEEMTFSMKEPVGIIKFEVFDWDRFKYDDKMGQAFLDLQPVAAATKLRRALRLTAGETNLRKVNPDADNCLLSDSFVTYANGEVAIDARLRLREVESGELFVTIKWIEPDSANTGKQADH; via the exons ATGGAGGAAGCGGGGAGGGGCTGCGGCTTGCTCAAGGTGGTTGTGACGCACGGCCGGAACCTAGCCGTCCGGGATTTCACGTCCAGCGACCCCTACGTCATCGTCCACGTTGCCGACAAG ACCACAAAAACAAAAGTTATCAACAGTTGCCTCAATCCAGTTTGGAATGAAGAGATGACATTCTCCATGAAAGAACCAGTAGGAATAATCAAATTT GAGGTGTTCGACTGGGACCGGTTCAAGTACGACGACAAGATGGGCCAGGCTTTCCTGGACCTGCAGCCTGTGGCGGCGGCAACCAAGCTGCGGAGGGCGCTGCGGCTCACAGCTGGCGAGACCAACCTGCGGAAAGTGAACCCGGACGCCGACAACTGTCTGCTCTCAGATAGCTTCGTGACGTACGCCAACGGGGAGGTCGCGATAGATGCTAGGCTGCGGCTGCGTGAGGTCGAGTCCGGCGAGCTGTTCGTCACTATAAAGTGGATTGAACCTGACAGCGCCAACACTGGAAAGCAAGCGGATCACTAG
- the LOC100272270 gene encoding protein C2-DOMAIN ABA-RELATED 11 isoform X5, whose amino-acid sequence MEEAGRGCGLLKVVVTHGRNLAVRDFTSSDPYVIVHVADKNDHHLWQEVFDWDRFKYDDKMGQAFLDLQPVAAATKLRRALRLTAGETNLRKVNPDADNCLLSDSFVTYANGEVAIDARLRLREVESGELFVTIKWIEPDSANTGKQADH is encoded by the exons ATGGAGGAAGCGGGGAGGGGCTGCGGCTTGCTCAAGGTGGTTGTGACGCACGGCCGGAACCTAGCCGTCCGGGATTTCACGTCCAGCGACCCCTACGTCATCGTCCACGTTGCCGACAAG AACGACCATCACCTTTGGCAGGAGGTGTTCGACTGGGACCGGTTCAAGTACGACGACAAGATGGGCCAGGCTTTCCTGGACCTGCAGCCTGTGGCGGCGGCAACCAAGCTGCGGAGGGCGCTGCGGCTCACAGCTGGCGAGACCAACCTGCGGAAAGTGAACCCGGACGCCGACAACTGTCTGCTCTCAGATAGCTTCGTGACGTACGCCAACGGGGAGGTCGCGATAGATGCTAGGCTGCGGCTGCGTGAGGTCGAGTCCGGCGAGCTGTTCGTCACTATAAAGTGGATTGAACCTGACAGCGCCAACACTGGAAAGCAAGCGGATCACTAG